A genomic segment from Bradyrhizobium sp. ISRA430 encodes:
- a CDS encoding TRAP transporter small permease subunit — protein sequence MPSLNFVLPHWLYWGTLIVFPLLAMYFVKRQKQRGTPQGPSLFIAYMFCLCAGFMGLHRLYLRNMWGLIFIPVFLAILYTNDEMRDRREDVSRTRAAVERSHTAIRRAEIPPNVSATPRMTERLKRAQSEGSAAEQQFAQAQADLDRWRGYSRWLAILMAAMLLTDAVLLPGTVRRASESEAAERRLHPPAAEAPPHLDQQGTGEDPTLAVHTRLTDKIELLNIRVGEFAAYWAVISVFVYYYEVIARFVFNSPTNWVHESMFLMYGMQYMLAGAYAYREDQHVRVDVIYTKFSPRGKAAADIVTSVFFFIFIGVLFWTSWRFAADAINNNEHSFTEWGVQYWSVKLMMPIGAGLLFLQGISKLIKDVAFLARGRA from the coding sequence ATGCCAAGTCTGAATTTCGTGCTGCCCCATTGGCTCTATTGGGGCACCCTGATCGTATTCCCCTTGCTAGCCATGTACTTCGTCAAGCGCCAGAAGCAGCGCGGGACCCCGCAAGGTCCATCATTGTTCATCGCCTACATGTTCTGCCTGTGCGCCGGCTTCATGGGGCTGCACCGCCTCTATCTCCGCAACATGTGGGGCCTCATCTTCATTCCGGTCTTCCTTGCGATCCTCTATACGAATGATGAAATGCGCGACCGTCGCGAAGACGTCTCGCGCACTCGCGCCGCCGTCGAGAGATCGCATACCGCCATCAGGCGCGCGGAGATACCGCCGAATGTGTCGGCCACGCCGCGGATGACCGAAAGGCTGAAAAGAGCCCAGAGCGAAGGCTCTGCCGCCGAACAGCAATTCGCGCAAGCACAGGCCGATCTCGACCGGTGGCGCGGCTACTCGCGGTGGCTCGCGATTCTGATGGCGGCGATGCTGCTGACCGATGCGGTGCTGTTGCCGGGCACTGTGAGGCGTGCATCCGAAAGTGAGGCCGCCGAGCGCAGGCTCCATCCCCCTGCTGCGGAGGCTCCCCCACATCTCGATCAGCAGGGTACCGGAGAGGATCCCACCCTTGCCGTGCATACCCGGCTTACCGACAAGATTGAACTACTGAACATCCGGGTTGGCGAGTTCGCAGCCTACTGGGCCGTGATTTCGGTGTTCGTCTACTATTACGAGGTGATTGCGCGATTTGTGTTCAACTCGCCGACCAACTGGGTGCACGAAAGCATGTTCCTGATGTACGGCATGCAATACATGCTGGCCGGCGCTTACGCCTACCGCGAAGATCAGCACGTTCGCGTCGATGTGATCTACACCAAGTTCTCGCCGCGCGGCAAAGCCGCGGCCGACATCGTCACGTCCGTCTTTTTCTTCATCTTCATCGGGGTCCTGTTCTGGACGAGTTGGCGTTTTGCCGCAGACGCGATCAACAACAACGAGCACTCGTTCACCGAATGGGGCGTCCAGTACTGGTCGGTCAAGCTGATGATGCCCATCGGCGCGGGGCTGCTCTTCCTCCAGGGAATTTCGAAACTCATCAAGGACGTTGCGTTCCTCGCGCGCGGGAGAGCCTGA
- a CDS encoding TRAP transporter large permease subunit, protein MGWNIDIAWLTLLMFGSLGVLLALGLPMAFCTGSLAVVFLFLFGNSAVLNMTPARIFPFMTDYQLSAVPLFIFMAAMLEKAGIIEELFDAVYKWLGSIKGGLASATVLACTALAAMVGVVGATEVTMGMIALPAMMRRGYDQKLACGALLAGGTLGILIPPSVMAIVYAVVAQQSLGELLVGSILPGFLLSGMYIVYITVRCYINPKLGPALPPEERVDMKEKLRLLKNTIAPLLLIVLVLGIIFFGIATPVEAAGIGTFGALFVSALHRRLNWPAVEEAAIATLKATAMVMWIFFGATMFVGFFILKGGQEFVANSILGTGLPPYGILALMMVILFVLGMFLDWVGILLLTVPIFLPIMKSLNWSGVLGIPGVEATDVPLWYGVIFMINMQMAFLSPPFGYSLFYLKSVAPPEISMATIFRASVNFMVLQAIGVGLCIIFPQIILWLPSLVYAR, encoded by the coding sequence ATGGGGTGGAATATCGATATTGCGTGGCTCACGCTCCTGATGTTCGGGTCGCTGGGCGTGCTGCTGGCGCTCGGGCTTCCGATGGCGTTCTGCACCGGAAGCCTTGCGGTGGTTTTCCTGTTCCTGTTCGGCAACTCCGCCGTCCTGAACATGACTCCGGCGCGCATCTTTCCGTTTATGACCGACTACCAGCTTTCGGCCGTGCCGCTGTTCATCTTCATGGCGGCGATGCTGGAAAAGGCCGGCATCATCGAAGAGCTGTTCGACGCCGTCTACAAGTGGCTGGGATCGATCAAGGGAGGGCTCGCCTCAGCGACCGTGCTGGCCTGTACGGCGCTTGCCGCCATGGTCGGTGTGGTCGGCGCGACCGAAGTCACGATGGGCATGATCGCCCTGCCGGCCATGATGAGGCGCGGCTACGATCAGAAGCTCGCTTGCGGCGCTCTGCTTGCCGGCGGCACCCTGGGCATTCTGATTCCGCCTTCGGTAATGGCCATCGTGTATGCAGTGGTGGCACAGCAATCGCTTGGCGAATTGCTGGTTGGCTCGATCCTGCCGGGCTTTCTGCTCTCGGGCATGTACATCGTCTACATCACGGTTCGCTGCTACATCAATCCCAAGCTCGGTCCGGCGCTTCCGCCGGAAGAGCGTGTCGATATGAAGGAGAAGCTGCGGCTGCTGAAGAATACGATCGCGCCGTTGCTTCTGATCGTTCTCGTGCTCGGCATCATCTTCTTCGGCATCGCGACACCGGTTGAAGCCGCCGGTATCGGAACGTTCGGCGCTTTGTTCGTCTCGGCGCTTCACCGGCGCTTGAACTGGCCGGCGGTGGAGGAAGCGGCCATTGCCACGCTGAAGGCGACGGCGATGGTGATGTGGATCTTCTTCGGCGCCACGATGTTCGTCGGGTTCTTCATCCTCAAGGGTGGTCAGGAATTTGTCGCCAATTCGATCCTGGGCACCGGTCTGCCGCCGTACGGAATCCTGGCTCTGATGATGGTGATCCTGTTTGTGCTCGGCATGTTCCTCGATTGGGTCGGCATCTTGCTGCTGACCGTGCCGATCTTCCTGCCGATCATGAAGAGCCTGAACTGGAGCGGCGTGCTCGGGATTCCCGGCGTGGAAGCCACCGACGTACCGCTCTGGTATGGCGTGATCTTCATGATCAATATGCAGATGGCGTTTCTCAGCCCGCCGTTTGGTTATTCGCTGTTCTATCTCAAGAGCGTCGCGCCGCCCGAAATCAGCATGGCCACGATCTTCAGGGCCTCAGTCAACTTCATGGTGCTGCAGGCGATCGGCGTCGGGCTCTGCATCATCTTTCCACAGATCATCCTTTGGCTGCCAAGCCTCGTATATGCTCGTTGA
- a CDS encoding L-lactate permease, translating into MWNQIYNPLNNAALSTIAAAIPVVSLLVMIASGRVKAHIAAVIAVIITNLIAIFIFTMPAGMSLRASALGIVTGFFPIGWIVLNVIFLYQVTVSTGRFELLKRAIGGVTEDRRLQLLLVAFSFGAFFEGASGFGTPVAITGAVLIGLGFSPLAASGLSLIANTAPVAYGALGTPIQGLASVTGLDPYILGAMVGRQLPFFSLIVPFWVVWAFAGWRGMKDVWPAILVTGVSFAVPQYVISNHINPWIVDIGASLISMGALILFLKVWQPRQLWLSPELRGHDESAAQMEKATPLDKTPLTQSELWSALLPWIIVCIVMLIWGNGAFKTWANSIFTWNYAVPDLHQMINKMPPVAAKPTPEGAVFAFTYLSFTGTGMLIAGIISGFLMGVGPGRLLAEYGRTIRLCAISLITISAMLAIGTLTRLSGVDATLGLAFAATGVLYPFFGTLLGWLGVALTGSDTASNILFGNLQKITSEQIGLSPVLMAAANSSGGVMGKMIDAQSIVVASTATRWYGHEGSILRFVFWHSIVLACLVGVLVTLQAYVWPFTALMLK; encoded by the coding sequence ATGTGGAATCAAATCTATAACCCGCTAAACAACGCGGCGCTGTCCACCATCGCGGCGGCCATTCCGGTCGTCTCGCTCTTGGTCATGATCGCGAGCGGGCGCGTGAAAGCGCATATCGCGGCCGTGATCGCAGTGATCATCACCAATCTGATCGCGATCTTCATCTTCACCATGCCGGCCGGCATGTCGCTCCGCGCGTCGGCGCTCGGCATCGTCACCGGCTTCTTCCCGATCGGCTGGATCGTCCTCAACGTCATCTTCCTCTACCAGGTGACGGTGAGCACTGGGCGCTTCGAATTGCTGAAGCGCGCGATCGGCGGCGTTACCGAGGACCGGCGCCTGCAGCTCTTGCTGGTCGCGTTCTCGTTCGGCGCCTTCTTCGAAGGCGCCTCGGGCTTCGGCACGCCGGTCGCGATCACCGGTGCCGTGCTGATCGGCCTCGGCTTCTCGCCGCTCGCGGCGTCAGGCCTGTCGCTGATCGCCAACACCGCGCCGGTCGCCTATGGCGCGCTTGGCACGCCGATCCAGGGCCTTGCGTCTGTCACCGGGCTCGATCCCTACATCCTCGGCGCGATGGTCGGCCGGCAATTGCCGTTCTTCTCGCTGATCGTGCCGTTCTGGGTGGTCTGGGCGTTCGCGGGCTGGCGCGGCATGAAGGACGTCTGGCCGGCGATCCTCGTCACCGGCGTGTCGTTCGCGGTCCCGCAATACGTGATCTCGAACCACATCAATCCATGGATCGTCGACATCGGGGCCTCGCTGATCTCGATGGGCGCGCTCATCCTGTTCCTGAAAGTGTGGCAGCCGAGGCAGCTCTGGCTGTCGCCGGAACTGCGCGGACACGACGAATCGGCCGCGCAAATGGAAAAGGCGACGCCGCTCGACAAGACTCCGCTCACCCAGTCCGAACTGTGGAGCGCGCTTTTGCCGTGGATCATCGTCTGCATCGTGATGCTGATCTGGGGCAATGGGGCGTTCAAGACCTGGGCGAATTCGATCTTCACCTGGAACTACGCTGTTCCCGACCTGCACCAGATGATCAACAAGATGCCGCCGGTGGCCGCCAAGCCGACGCCGGAAGGCGCGGTGTTCGCGTTCACCTATCTGTCGTTCACCGGCACCGGCATGCTGATCGCGGGGATCATCTCCGGCTTCCTGATGGGAGTAGGGCCCGGACGCTTGCTGGCGGAGTATGGCCGCACGATCCGGCTGTGCGCGATCTCGCTGATCACGATCTCGGCGATGCTTGCAATCGGCACGCTCACCCGCCTCTCCGGTGTCGACGCGACGCTCGGTCTCGCCTTCGCGGCAACCGGCGTGCTCTATCCCTTCTTCGGCACGCTGCTCGGCTGGTTGGGCGTGGCGTTGACGGGATCGGATACCGCTTCGAACATCCTGTTCGGCAACCTGCAGAAGATCACCTCCGAGCAGATCGGCCTGTCGCCGGTGCTGATGGCGGCGGCGAACTCCTCGGGCGGCGTGATGGGCAAGATGATCGACGCGCAGTCGATCGTGGTCGCCTCCACCGCGACGCGGTGGTACGGCCACGAGGGCTCGATCCTGCGCTTCGTATTCTGGCACTCGATCGTGCTGGCCTGCTTGGTCGGCGTGCTCGTGACGTTGCAGGCCTATGTCTGGCCGTTCACAGCGCTCATGCTGAAGTAG
- a CDS encoding META domain-containing protein, which produces MGSLKQVMCAAVAVLLMSGIAYGEEGFPFGTEMTLEALPQPGSKRIPNIEIGDNGEVVLELWCKGGKGQFSVAGNTVIFVAGQIQDRSCPPAKAQADDDLVAALAATETWKRQGEVLTLIGPKPLRFRVNGN; this is translated from the coding sequence GTGGGTTCGCTCAAGCAGGTGATGTGTGCGGCGGTCGCGGTGCTGCTGATGTCGGGTATCGCGTACGGCGAGGAGGGGTTCCCGTTCGGCACCGAGATGACGCTCGAGGCGCTGCCGCAGCCCGGCTCGAAGCGGATTCCGAACATCGAGATCGGCGACAATGGCGAGGTCGTGCTGGAGCTCTGGTGCAAGGGCGGCAAGGGCCAGTTCTCCGTCGCCGGCAACACCGTGATCTTCGTCGCCGGCCAGATCCAGGACCGTTCCTGTCCGCCCGCCAAGGCTCAGGCCGACGACGATCTCGTCGCGGCGCTCGCCGCCACCGAGACCTGGAAGCGCCAGGGCGAGGTGCTCACGCTGATCGGCCCGAAGCCGCTGCGGTTTCGCGTGAACGGCAATTGA
- the groL gene encoding chaperonin GroEL (60 kDa chaperone family; promotes refolding of misfolded polypeptides especially under stressful conditions; forms two stacked rings of heptamers to form a barrel-shaped 14mer; ends can be capped by GroES; misfolded proteins enter the barrel where they are refolded when GroES binds) yields MAAKDVKFSGDARERMLRGVDILANAVKVTLGPKGRNVVIEKSFGAPRITKDGVTVAKEIELEDKFENMGAQMVREVASKTNDLAGDGTTTATVLAQAIVREGAKAVAAGMNPMDLKRGIDTAVAAVIKDIEKRAKPVASSSEVAQVGTISANGDAAIGKMIAQAMQKVGNEGVITVEENKSLDTEVDIVEGMKFDRGYLSPYFVTNAEKMTVELEDAYILLHEKKLSGLQAMLPVLEAVVQSGKPLVIVAEDVEGEALATLVVNRLRGGLKVAAVKAPGFGDRRKAMLEDIAILTGGQLISEELGIKLENVTVKMLGRARKVVIDKENTTIVNGAGKKPDIEARVGQIKAQIEETTSDYDREKLQERLAKLAGGVAVIRVGGATEIEVKEKKDRVEDALNATRAAVQEGIVPGGGVALLRAKKAVGRLSNDNADVQAGINIVLKALEAPVRQISENAGLEGSVVVGKILENKSETFGFDAQNEDYVDMVEKGIIDPAKVVRTALQDASSVAGLLVTTEAMVAELPKKEAAPAMPAGGGMGGF; encoded by the coding sequence ATGGCTGCCAAGGACGTCAAATTTTCCGGAGACGCGCGCGAACGCATGCTGCGCGGCGTCGACATTCTCGCCAACGCCGTCAAGGTGACGCTCGGCCCGAAGGGCCGCAATGTCGTCATCGAGAAGTCGTTCGGCGCGCCCCGCATCACCAAGGACGGCGTCACCGTCGCCAAGGAGATCGAGCTCGAGGACAAGTTCGAGAACATGGGCGCCCAGATGGTGCGTGAGGTCGCTTCCAAGACCAACGACCTCGCCGGCGACGGCACCACCACCGCGACCGTGCTGGCCCAGGCCATCGTGCGCGAAGGCGCCAAGGCGGTTGCCGCCGGGATGAACCCGATGGATCTGAAGCGCGGCATCGACACCGCGGTTGCGGCCGTCATCAAGGACATTGAAAAGCGCGCCAAGCCGGTCGCCTCCTCCTCCGAGGTCGCCCAGGTCGGCACCATCTCGGCCAACGGCGATGCCGCCATTGGCAAGATGATCGCGCAGGCGATGCAGAAGGTCGGCAACGAGGGTGTCATCACCGTCGAGGAGAACAAGTCGCTCGACACCGAAGTCGACATCGTCGAAGGCATGAAGTTCGACCGCGGCTATCTGTCGCCCTACTTCGTCACCAACGCCGAGAAGATGACCGTCGAGCTCGAGGACGCCTACATCCTGCTGCACGAGAAGAAGCTGTCGGGCCTGCAGGCCATGCTGCCGGTGCTGGAAGCCGTGGTGCAGTCCGGCAAGCCGCTCGTCATTGTCGCCGAGGACGTCGAGGGTGAGGCCCTGGCGACGCTGGTCGTCAACCGCCTGCGCGGCGGCTTGAAGGTCGCCGCCGTCAAGGCGCCGGGCTTCGGCGACCGCCGCAAGGCCATGCTCGAGGACATCGCGATCCTCACCGGCGGCCAGCTCATCTCCGAAGAGCTCGGCATCAAGCTCGAGAACGTCACGGTGAAGATGCTGGGCCGCGCGCGCAAGGTGGTGATCGACAAGGAGAACACCACGATCGTCAACGGCGCGGGCAAGAAGCCCGACATCGAAGCCCGCGTCGGCCAGATCAAGGCGCAGATCGAGGAGACCACCTCGGACTACGACCGTGAGAAGCTGCAGGAGCGTCTCGCCAAGCTCGCAGGCGGCGTCGCGGTGATCCGCGTCGGCGGCGCGACCGAGATCGAGGTCAAGGAGAAGAAGGACCGCGTCGAGGACGCGCTCAACGCCACCCGCGCCGCCGTGCAGGAAGGCATCGTCCCCGGCGGCGGCGTCGCGCTGCTCCGTGCCAAGAAGGCGGTCGGCCGGCTCTCCAACGACAATGCCGACGTGCAGGCCGGCATCAACATCGTGCTGAAGGCGCTGGAAGCTCCGGTCCGCCAGATCTCCGAGAACGCGGGCCTGGAAGGCTCGGTCGTCGTCGGCAAGATCCTGGAGAACAAGTCCGAGACCTTCGGCTTCGACGCCCAGAACGAGGACTATGTCGACATGGTCGAGAAGGGCATCATCGATCCCGCCAAGGTGGTGCGCACCGCGCTGCAGGACGCCTCCTCGGTGGCGGGCCTGCTGGTCACCACCGAAGCAATGGTCGCGGAACTGCCGAAGAAGGAAGCGGCCCCGGCGATGCCGGCCGGCGGCGGCATGGGCGGCTTCTAA
- a CDS encoding co-chaperone GroES → MAKSKFRPLHDRVVVKRIEAEEKTKGGIIIPDTAKEKPSQGEVVAVGPGGRDETGKLIPIDLKAGDRVLFGKWSGTEVKIDNEELLIMKESDIMGVLA, encoded by the coding sequence ATGGCTAAATCCAAATTTCGTCCGCTGCATGACCGTGTCGTGGTCAAACGTATCGAAGCCGAGGAAAAGACCAAGGGCGGCATCATCATTCCGGACACCGCCAAGGAAAAGCCGTCCCAGGGTGAGGTAGTCGCCGTCGGCCCTGGCGGCCGCGACGAGACCGGCAAGCTGATTCCGATCGACCTCAAGGCCGGCGACCGCGTGCTGTTCGGCAAATGGTCGGGCACCGAGGTCAAGATCGACAACGAAGAGCTCCTGATCATGAAGGAGTCGGACATCATGGGCGTGCTGGCCTAA
- a CDS encoding protein phosphatase CheZ — MAVHRKRFRVEEAVVGEMPIPEVIDEALPMHSEIMAELRAIRAQMARGSHAGHAALPPSESVVAQEVAETRAMLETYRAQIEQCEKLKVELDLIHDAINRTKREIAVLHGKSFNGEEMAKVNGELGAVVGGTEQATQQILEAAESIDQAASALSKVDSVDQQKRLADDIQERVISIFEACNFQDLTGQRISKVMGTMKFIEQHINAMMDIWGGVDAIKAHTPPIVDTRDEDAKLLNGPKLAGDVGHASQDDIDALFD, encoded by the coding sequence ATGGCTGTTCACCGCAAGCGTTTTCGCGTCGAGGAAGCTGTCGTCGGCGAGATGCCAATTCCTGAAGTAATCGACGAGGCTCTTCCGATGCATAGCGAGATCATGGCCGAGCTGCGCGCGATCCGTGCACAGATGGCCCGCGGCAGTCATGCAGGGCACGCCGCGCTGCCGCCGAGCGAATCCGTCGTGGCGCAGGAAGTTGCCGAGACGCGCGCGATGCTGGAAACCTATCGCGCCCAGATCGAGCAGTGCGAGAAGCTCAAGGTCGAGCTCGACCTCATTCACGACGCCATCAACCGCACCAAGCGCGAGATCGCGGTGCTGCATGGCAAGAGCTTCAACGGCGAGGAGATGGCCAAGGTCAACGGCGAGCTCGGCGCGGTCGTCGGCGGCACCGAGCAGGCGACCCAGCAGATCCTCGAAGCCGCCGAATCGATCGATCAGGCGGCATCCGCGCTCTCCAAGGTCGACTCGGTCGACCAGCAGAAGCGGCTCGCCGACGACATCCAGGAACGCGTCATCTCGATCTTCGAGGCCTGCAACTTCCAGGACCTCACCGGCCAGCGCATCAGCAAGGTGATGGGCACGATGAAGTTCATCGAGCAGCACATCAATGCGATGATGGACATCTGGGGTGGCGTCGACGCCATCAAGGCGCATACGCCGCCGATCGTCGACACCCGCGACGAGGACGCCAAGCTGCTCAACGGCCCGAAGCTCGCCGGCGACGTCGGCCACGCCTCGCAGGACGACATCGACGCGCTGTTCGACTGA
- a CDS encoding L,D-transpeptidase, protein MFKRMSVALLGSACTFMTGADRAIAFDNSVPSDPPVVLYAPQVPPAPVRVASNSNMGGGFIEFLFGDAPGRGQTYYPQQQQPMYQQQPGYYDQRRLPPMGEPQMQGAGVQQDAVDPRQRPFDPRFEKQLVDYSGKESAGTIVVDTPNKFLYLVEGNGKALRYGIGVGRPGFTWSGVKTISAKREWPDWTPPAEMIARRPDLPRHMEGGPENPLGARAMYLGSTLYRIHGSNEPWTIGTNVSSGCIRMRNDDVIDLYGRVNVGTKVVVM, encoded by the coding sequence ATGTTCAAGAGAATGTCTGTCGCGCTGCTCGGCAGCGCTTGCACCTTCATGACCGGCGCCGACCGCGCGATTGCCTTCGACAACAGCGTGCCTTCCGATCCGCCCGTGGTGCTCTATGCGCCGCAGGTCCCGCCGGCGCCGGTGCGCGTCGCCTCCAATTCGAACATGGGCGGGGGCTTCATCGAGTTTCTGTTCGGCGACGCCCCCGGCCGCGGCCAGACCTACTATCCGCAGCAACAGCAGCCGATGTATCAGCAGCAGCCCGGCTATTACGACCAGCGGCGGCTGCCGCCGATGGGCGAGCCGCAGATGCAGGGCGCCGGCGTGCAGCAGGATGCGGTCGATCCGCGGCAGCGTCCGTTCGATCCGAGATTCGAGAAACAGCTCGTTGATTATAGCGGCAAGGAAAGTGCCGGCACCATCGTGGTCGATACGCCGAATAAGTTCCTCTATCTCGTCGAGGGCAACGGCAAGGCGCTGCGCTACGGCATCGGTGTGGGGCGTCCCGGCTTCACCTGGTCCGGCGTCAAGACCATCTCGGCCAAGCGCGAATGGCCGGACTGGACGCCGCCGGCGGAAATGATCGCGCGCCGTCCCGACCTGCCGCGCCACATGGAAGGTGGTCCGGAAAATCCGCTCGGCGCGCGCGCGATGTATCTGGGCTCGACGCTCTACCGCATCCACGGCTCCAACGAGCCCTGGACCATCGGCACCAACGTCTCTTCCGGCTGCATCCGTATGCGCAACGACGACGTCATCGACCTCTACGGTCGCGTCAATGTCGGCACCAAGGTCGTGGTGATGTGA
- a CDS encoding DUF2076 domain-containing protein has product MTPQERQLVDELFDRLSKLENAPRDPDAIAAISDGLRKAPGAVYALVQTALLQDEALKRANARIEELEAAHAPEQPQSGGFLDSMRESLFGSSPSRGSVPNVPPRDSRPVWNSGQAMQQTQPGYGQPPYGQAYGQGQGYGAAPVGGGGGSFLGTAAAAAAGVVGGSLLLSSIRNMMGGPHQAFGDTNALGDRSGSPWGGGDQSGGSLARDAGINDIGSNRDRGDDSRQGFVDQASNDDRNDNDQNYDDDHDDDNMDMADDSDFGGGDDGGNDYA; this is encoded by the coding sequence ATGACGCCGCAGGAACGCCAGCTCGTCGACGAGCTTTTTGACCGGCTTTCGAAACTTGAGAATGCACCGCGCGATCCCGATGCGATCGCCGCGATCTCCGACGGGCTGCGCAAGGCGCCCGGCGCGGTCTATGCGCTGGTGCAGACCGCGCTGCTGCAGGACGAAGCGCTGAAGCGCGCCAATGCCCGGATCGAGGAGCTGGAGGCGGCGCACGCGCCGGAGCAGCCCCAGTCCGGCGGCTTCCTGGATTCCATGCGCGAGAGCCTGTTCGGCTCGAGCCCGTCGCGCGGCTCGGTTCCCAACGTGCCGCCGCGCGACTCGCGGCCGGTGTGGAACAGCGGCCAGGCAATGCAGCAGACGCAGCCGGGTTACGGCCAGCCGCCTTACGGACAGGCTTACGGTCAAGGTCAGGGCTATGGCGCTGCGCCGGTCGGCGGTGGCGGCGGCTCCTTCCTCGGCACGGCCGCGGCTGCGGCCGCCGGTGTCGTCGGCGGCTCGCTGTTGCTCTCCAGCATCCGCAACATGATGGGCGGACCGCATCAGGCTTTTGGCGACACCAACGCATTGGGTGACCGCAGCGGCAGCCCGTGGGGCGGCGGCGACCAGTCCGGCGGCTCGCTCGCGCGCGACGCAGGGATCAACGATATCGGATCGAACCGCGACCGCGGCGATGATTCGCGCCAGGGCTTCGTCGACCAGGCATCGAACGACGATCGCAACGACAACGATCAGAACTACGACGATGACCACGACGACGACAACATGGACATGGCCGACGACAGCGATTTCGGCGGCGGCGACGATGGCGGCAACGATTACGCGTGA
- a CDS encoding ChbG/HpnK family deacetylase → MSEAATPRRIWLCADDYGISPGVNRAIRDLIERGRLNATSVMMVGPAIDRGEIDALNAAAKQSPRCAIGLHVTLSAPFRPLTMHFRPLDGDMFLPFPKLLRAGLARRLDREFFRNEVKAQLAAFAEAFARAPDFVDGHQHVQLYPQVRDGFVDAVSEVAPKAWVRQGGRDLPLAQRLTSPKALVLDILSAQFRQRARRADLSFNPGFAGAYDFTRATDYGALMQQFIKDLPDGGLIMCHPGFVDDVLTGLDPMTDVREREHAYLASEAFARLLASGNVTLG, encoded by the coding sequence ATGAGCGAGGCCGCGACGCCGCGGCGGATCTGGCTCTGCGCCGATGATTACGGCATCAGCCCGGGCGTCAACCGCGCCATCCGCGATTTGATCGAACGCGGCCGCCTCAACGCTACCTCGGTGATGATGGTCGGCCCCGCGATCGATCGCGGCGAGATCGACGCGTTGAACGCTGCGGCAAAGCAAAGCCCGCGCTGCGCGATCGGACTGCATGTGACGCTGTCGGCGCCATTCCGGCCGCTCACCATGCATTTCCGCCCGCTCGACGGCGACATGTTCTTGCCGTTCCCGAAACTGCTGCGCGCGGGTTTGGCGCGGCGGCTCGACCGCGAATTCTTTCGCAATGAGGTGAAGGCGCAGCTCGCGGCCTTTGCCGAGGCCTTCGCGCGTGCGCCGGATTTCGTCGACGGGCACCAGCATGTCCAACTCTATCCCCAGGTGCGCGACGGCTTCGTCGATGCGGTCAGCGAGGTCGCGCCAAAGGCCTGGGTGCGCCAGGGCGGCCGCGATCTGCCGCTGGCGCAGCGGCTCACCTCGCCGAAGGCGCTGGTGCTCGATATCCTCAGCGCGCAATTCCGCCAGCGCGCGCGCCGTGCCGACCTCAGCTTCAATCCCGGTTTCGCCGGCGCCTATGACTTCACGCGGGCGACCGATTACGGCGCGCTGATGCAGCAATTCATCAAGGACCTGCCGGATGGCGGCCTCATCATGTGCCACCCCGGCTTCGTCGACGATGTCCTCACCGGCCTCGATCCGATGACCGACGTGCGCGAGCGCGAGCACGCTTATCTCGCCAGCGAGGCGTTCGCGCGCCTGCTTGCGTCAGGAAACGTGACATTGGGATGA